One part of the Parasphingorhabdus sp. SCSIO 66989 genome encodes these proteins:
- the ychF gene encoding redox-regulated ATPase YchF codes for MGFKCGIVGLPNVGKSTLFNALTETQAAQAANYPFCTIEPNEGVVAVPDDRLDRIATIAESAKVIATQLTFVDIAGLVKGASKGEGLGNQFLGNIREVDAIVHVLRCFEDDDIQHVSNHVDPLADAEVVETELLLADLESLEKRVPNLQKRATGQDKEAKIAASVLGKALDLLREGKPARLTEPGDDEEARHLAQAQLLTSKPVLYVCNVEEESAANGNDYSAKVFEKAKAEGAEAVVVSAAIESELVGMEPDEKQMFLEEMGLNETGLARVIRAGYDLLNLQTFFTAGPNEARAWTVERDAKAPQAAGKIHTDFERGFIRAETIAFDDYIALSGESGAREAGKLRQEGKDYVVQDGDVMLFKFNV; via the coding sequence ATGGGTTTCAAATGCGGTATTGTCGGCCTGCCCAATGTCGGCAAGTCGACGCTGTTCAATGCACTGACCGAGACACAGGCGGCGCAGGCAGCCAACTATCCTTTCTGCACCATTGAGCCGAATGAAGGCGTGGTCGCGGTGCCCGATGACCGCCTCGACAGGATCGCCACTATCGCTGAAAGCGCCAAGGTAATCGCGACGCAGCTGACCTTTGTTGATATTGCCGGGCTGGTCAAAGGCGCGAGCAAGGGCGAAGGTCTGGGCAATCAGTTTCTCGGCAATATCCGCGAGGTGGACGCCATTGTCCATGTGCTGCGCTGCTTTGAGGATGACGATATCCAGCATGTCTCCAATCATGTCGATCCGCTCGCCGATGCCGAAGTGGTGGAAACCGAGCTGCTGCTGGCCGATCTGGAGAGCCTCGAAAAGCGCGTCCCCAATCTGCAGAAGCGCGCCACTGGGCAGGACAAGGAAGCCAAGATCGCCGCATCGGTACTGGGCAAGGCGCTCGACCTGCTGCGCGAAGGCAAACCCGCACGGCTGACCGAACCGGGCGATGATGAGGAAGCCCGGCATCTGGCACAAGCGCAGCTGCTGACCTCCAAGCCGGTGCTCTATGTCTGTAATGTCGAGGAAGAAAGCGCCGCCAACGGCAATGATTACAGCGCCAAAGTGTTTGAAAAGGCCAAGGCCGAAGGCGCCGAAGCCGTCGTCGTCTCAGCCGCAATCGAATCCGAACTGGTTGGCATGGAGCCCGACGAAAAGCAGATGTTCCTCGAGGAAATGGGCCTTAATGAAACCGGCCTCGCGCGGGTCATCCGCGCCGGATATGACCTGCTCAACCTGCAGACCTTCTTCACCGCCGGCCCCAATGAGGCCCGCGCCTGGACCGTCGAACGCGACGCCAAAGCCCCGCAGGCAGCAGGCAAAATCCACACCGATTTCGAACGCGGCTTTATCCGCGCCGAAACCATCGCCTTTGACGACTATATCGCGCTCAGCGGTGAAAGCGGCGCCCGCGAGGCCGGAAAACTGCGCCAGGAAGGCAAGGACTATGTGGTGCAGGACGGCGATGTGATGCTGTTCAAGTTTAACGTCTAG
- a CDS encoding SDR family oxidoreductase, whose amino-acid sequence MADDDSAISRRTLLSGTATVGALAAGGYGLAAATAQSTDRMPPALAGKSVLITGCSSGFGRLSAMHFASLGAHVIATMRNLPRPEAESLAEEAQAGKLKVDIVEIDVLSDDSVTKGVAEAERLTGGPIDILINNAGIGITGPIELQDMAATKLIFDTNVYGYHRLARAVLPGMRAQKSGHIFAISSQLGRVIVPGAGHYSPTKFAVEAMAEQMAYELVPHNIGVTVIQPGGYPTDIWKKRNVYTKALRDRVSEERKAGYPALVARMGNEDGSGRTADPMDIPRAMAEIIEMPVSERPARRAVHPGNKPQLAINEISAKTQVDWLGNTPYGPWIKAVHKA is encoded by the coding sequence ATGGCCGATGATGATAGCGCAATAAGCCGCAGAACATTGCTTTCCGGAACCGCTACTGTCGGTGCGCTGGCTGCCGGTGGCTATGGGCTGGCTGCTGCCACCGCGCAATCGACGGACAGAATGCCCCCTGCTCTGGCTGGCAAGTCGGTATTGATTACCGGCTGTTCCTCGGGATTTGGTCGGCTGAGCGCAATGCACTTCGCATCTCTCGGTGCGCATGTGATCGCCACCATGCGCAATCTGCCCCGACCTGAGGCCGAAAGCCTCGCCGAGGAAGCGCAGGCCGGCAAGCTTAAGGTGGATATCGTCGAAATTGATGTGCTTTCCGATGACTCGGTTACCAAGGGCGTTGCCGAAGCCGAACGCCTGACCGGCGGGCCGATCGATATTCTGATCAACAATGCCGGCATTGGCATTACCGGGCCGATTGAGCTGCAGGATATGGCAGCAACCAAGCTGATATTTGACACCAATGTCTATGGCTATCACCGTCTTGCACGCGCAGTCTTGCCCGGAATGCGGGCGCAGAAATCGGGGCATATCTTCGCAATATCATCGCAGTTGGGCCGGGTGATTGTGCCGGGTGCGGGCCACTACTCGCCGACCAAATTCGCGGTCGAGGCGATGGCCGAGCAAATGGCGTATGAGCTGGTGCCGCACAATATCGGCGTTACCGTGATTCAGCCCGGCGGTTACCCCACCGATATCTGGAAGAAGCGCAATGTCTATACCAAGGCGCTGCGCGATCGTGTCTCTGAGGAACGCAAGGCGGGTTATCCCGCTCTGGTGGCGCGCATGGGCAATGAGGATGGGTCGGGCCGAACCGCTGACCCGATGGATATCCCCCGCGCCATGGCCGAGATTATCGAGATGCCGGTTTCTGAACGGCCCGCCCGCCGCGCCGTCCATCCCGGCAACAAACCACAACTGGCAATCAACGAAATATCCGCCAAGACTCAGGTGGATTGGCTGGGCAATACCCCCTATGGCCCATGGATCAAGGCAGTACACAAGGCGTAA
- the pth gene encoding aminoacyl-tRNA hydrolase yields the protein MQLWVGLGNPGPEYALNRHNVGFMVLDALAEVHDFSAPKVKFQGWVAEGRLSLSHGGSEKLLLLKPATFMNKSGQSIGEAMRFYKLTPDDVTIFHDELDLVPFKIKVKRGGGTAGHNGLRSTDQHIGPDFRRVRIGIGHPGSKARVHGHVLGNYAKAEMDSLTDMLGAIAAEAHWLAEDDDARFMSNVALRMQE from the coding sequence GTGCAACTTTGGGTCGGCCTTGGCAATCCGGGGCCGGAATATGCCCTGAACCGGCATAATGTCGGCTTCATGGTGCTGGACGCTTTGGCCGAAGTGCATGATTTCTCCGCGCCAAAAGTGAAATTTCAAGGCTGGGTCGCCGAAGGGCGGCTCAGCCTTTCACATGGTGGCTCGGAAAAGCTGCTGCTGCTCAAGCCAGCAACTTTTATGAACAAGTCGGGCCAGTCGATTGGCGAGGCGATGCGTTTTTACAAGCTGACGCCTGACGATGTGACCATCTTCCATGACGAGCTGGATCTCGTGCCGTTCAAGATCAAGGTAAAGCGCGGCGGCGGCACCGCCGGGCATAATGGCCTGCGCTCCACCGACCAGCATATCGGCCCGGATTTCCGCCGCGTGCGCATCGGCATTGGCCATCCCGGCAGCAAGGCTCGGGTGCATGGCCATGTGCTTGGTAACTATGCCAAGGCCGAGATGGACAGCCTCACCGATATGCTCGGCGCCATAGCCGCAGAAGCGCATTGGCTGGCTGAGGATGATGACGCCCGCTTTATGAGCAATGTGGCCTTGCGGATGCAGGAGTGA
- a CDS encoding 50S ribosomal protein L25/general stress protein Ctc produces MSDQLTLSAEQREKAGKGASRALRREGRVPAVIYGNNEDPTPIHLEERALNKMLGTGHFMNSLVMVEVGGNAVRTLPKDVAFHPVTDRPIHVDFLRLAKDATVEVAVPVLFINEEDSPGLKRGGVLNVVRHELDLVCDAARIPDQIEIDVTGLEVGDSVHISAVNLPEGSESAITDRDFTVATVVAPSALKRSDSEAEAESEGEGADAEEASGEEADSEES; encoded by the coding sequence ATGAGCGATCAGCTAACCCTGTCGGCCGAACAGCGCGAAAAAGCAGGCAAGGGAGCCTCTCGTGCGCTGCGTCGTGAAGGCCGCGTTCCCGCCGTTATTTATGGCAATAATGAAGACCCGACCCCGATCCATCTCGAAGAGCGTGCGCTCAACAAGATGCTGGGCACCGGTCACTTCATGAACTCTTTGGTCATGGTCGAAGTTGGCGGCAACGCCGTCCGCACCCTGCCAAAAGATGTTGCTTTTCATCCGGTTACTGACCGCCCGATTCACGTAGACTTTTTGCGTCTTGCCAAGGATGCCACGGTTGAAGTGGCTGTTCCGGTTCTCTTCATCAATGAAGAAGATTCGCCTGGCCTGAAACGCGGTGGCGTTCTCAATGTTGTTCGCCACGAGCTCGACCTTGTCTGTGATGCGGCGCGTATTCCGGACCAGATCGAAATCGATGTTACCGGCCTCGAAGTCGGCGACTCGGTCCATATCTCCGCCGTCAATCTGCCAGAAGGCAGCGAATCGGCAATCACCGATCGTGACTTCACAGTGGCAACTGTTGTCGCACCGTCCGCGCTCAAGCGTTCGGACAGTGAAGCAGAAGCCGAGAGCGAAGGTGAAGGCGCAGATGCAGAAGAAGCTTCGGGTGAAGAGGCGGATTCTGAGGAAAGCTAA
- a CDS encoding TraB/GumN family protein translates to MTMLRFPASLFVLLIALLISACQQEPDITDEWAAMPKEHQPALWKVSRNGRYGYLFGGVHALPDGLQWYDNAVPGSLQDSATLVLEIDARQEDQPIPDTFRDMGYTPGLPKVPDRISAQLHDEYEEIAEEADLPDNAFTAQESWATALSLAGLATTGLGVSKDNGVEAILTAEARERNLPIVALESAEEQFSYFDNLSEKHQTLMLEAVIADADEAKESYRELLAHWLTGDVAALAETAQSGMLATGPVREALLVARNRAWTEPIAELIDSNKRPFVAVGAAHVAGEDSVQAMLAEQGFTVERLQ, encoded by the coding sequence ATGACCATGCTCAGGTTCCCCGCCTCCTTGTTCGTCCTACTGATTGCCCTTTTGATCTCCGCCTGCCAGCAGGAGCCGGATATCACCGATGAATGGGCCGCGATGCCGAAAGAGCATCAGCCCGCTCTATGGAAAGTCAGCCGCAATGGCCGTTATGGCTATCTGTTCGGCGGCGTGCATGCGCTTCCCGATGGCCTGCAATGGTATGACAATGCGGTTCCGGGATCGCTGCAGGACAGTGCGACGCTGGTTTTGGAGATTGATGCGCGGCAAGAAGATCAGCCCATCCCCGACACCTTCCGCGATATGGGCTATACGCCTGGCCTGCCCAAGGTGCCGGATCGTATTTCGGCGCAGCTGCATGATGAATATGAAGAGATCGCCGAAGAGGCGGATTTACCGGACAATGCCTTCACCGCGCAGGAAAGCTGGGCAACCGCCTTGTCGCTCGCTGGGCTTGCAACAACAGGCTTGGGTGTGAGCAAGGACAATGGCGTCGAGGCGATACTGACCGCAGAAGCGCGCGAACGCAACCTGCCCATCGTAGCGCTGGAGAGCGCGGAAGAGCAGTTCAGCTATTTTGATAATCTGTCTGAAAAGCATCAGACCCTGATGCTGGAGGCGGTGATTGCCGATGCTGATGAGGCCAAGGAAAGCTATCGCGAATTGCTGGCCCATTGGCTGACGGGTGATGTTGCGGCTTTGGCCGAAACCGCTCAATCAGGCATGCTCGCCACCGGACCCGTGCGCGAGGCCCTGCTGGTGGCGCGCAACCGGGCCTGGACCGAGCCGATAGCCGAGCTAATCGACAGCAATAAGCGCCCCTTTGTCGCTGTCGGGGCCGCGCATGTTGCCGGTGAAGACAGTGTGCAAGCGATGCTGGCGGAACAGGGCTTTACCGTGGAGCGGCTGCAATAA
- a CDS encoding serine hydrolase domain-containing protein, with protein MTIKTLLAGLMAVGLSLPTTSAVAQSPTQSRLGAANPPQLYRPVKCDERKVYQGRPAYSLPFSSKAQFDPMFSNRLANSAPLSKAFAEAKDISKAKNLNVALAYPGGTLWEESSAQKGQLFYWASATKTYTAVAVLQLVDEGKLSLADRLSRWEPSLPNADHITIRDLLAHTSGLFSANEDPDWREKGRRQMTPKQHDDILKKRGAMFCPGQFWRYSNSGYTLLGRIIERVEGKPFADVLQARVIDKLGLKETIVVTPENVSRVVPLETDGDEAVLDITGPGAAGPVAASAGDMARFWAALLSDRLVSSSMRDAMFNTMVPMADITTYYGLGVMLVDTPIAGGRLVMLGHGGDAPGVNAWVGYDIKRQRIVSAAMTGDGSAAAVANYMLRASD; from the coding sequence ATGACTATAAAAACCCTGCTGGCAGGCCTGATGGCTGTTGGCCTATCGCTCCCTACAACCAGCGCAGTGGCGCAATCGCCGACCCAATCGCGCCTTGGCGCAGCTAACCCTCCACAGCTTTACCGCCCTGTCAAATGTGATGAACGCAAAGTCTATCAGGGTCGCCCGGCCTATTCGCTGCCATTCAGCTCAAAGGCACAGTTTGATCCGATGTTCAGCAATCGGCTCGCTAACAGTGCGCCATTGTCCAAGGCCTTTGCCGAAGCCAAAGACATATCGAAGGCGAAGAATCTCAACGTCGCACTGGCCTATCCCGGCGGGACATTATGGGAAGAAAGCAGCGCCCAGAAAGGCCAACTCTTCTATTGGGCCAGCGCGACCAAGACCTATACTGCAGTAGCCGTGCTGCAGCTGGTTGACGAAGGCAAGCTGTCACTCGCCGACCGGCTCTCTCGCTGGGAACCCAGCCTGCCCAATGCTGATCACATCACTATCCGTGATCTTCTGGCGCATACCAGCGGTCTGTTCAGCGCCAATGAAGACCCGGACTGGCGCGAAAAAGGCCGTCGCCAGATGACACCCAAACAGCATGACGATATCCTGAAAAAACGCGGCGCAATGTTCTGTCCCGGCCAGTTCTGGCGCTATTCCAACTCTGGCTACACCCTGCTTGGTCGCATAATTGAGCGGGTCGAAGGCAAGCCCTTTGCAGATGTTCTGCAGGCGCGGGTGATCGACAAGCTGGGTCTTAAGGAAACGATTGTCGTTACGCCTGAAAATGTCAGCCGCGTCGTGCCGCTGGAAACCGATGGCGATGAAGCGGTGCTGGATATCACCGGACCGGGCGCCGCCGGGCCGGTAGCAGCCAGCGCAGGTGATATGGCGCGGTTCTGGGCCGCCTTGCTCAGCGACCGGCTGGTCAGCAGCAGCATGCGTGACGCGATGTTCAATACCATGGTGCCGATGGCCGATATCACCACCTATTATGGTCTCGGTGTTATGCTGGTCGATACACCGATTGCCGGCGGGCGCCTGGTCATGCTCGGTCATGGCGGCGATGCCCCAGGGGTCAATGCCTGGGTCGGCTATGACATCAAGCGCCAGCGCATCGTCAGCGCCGCGATGACCGGCGATGGTTCGGCAGCGGCGGTTGCCAATTACATGCTGCGCGCCAGTGATTGA
- a CDS encoding thioesterase family protein, with product MTQDKTGYALDKALALEPMSDGDSPTWRARVTTDYCNTPKAAFGGWINALAVHAVMQHADFRGTLQTMQTSFMGGVAEGDVVLTVSHLAKRARTDFWRVDMVQEGAVMVTVNLVSGLPRDSDLTIQIEKPDAPPIEDSQPLVPAPPLTPLWLGQYRQALAKGQPFSVNPSPESWLWIAESDDRPLDILGLVAMVDAPMPRTFFVANELLMGSTIQMQNHVTATAEQIAACGSDPILLRADSASIANSQYDQRVEAWSADGQLLMVSNQMATHR from the coding sequence ATGACCCAAGACAAAACCGGCTATGCGCTGGACAAGGCTCTGGCGCTGGAGCCAATGAGCGATGGCGATAGTCCAACATGGCGCGCCCGGGTTACCACAGATTATTGCAACACGCCCAAAGCGGCCTTTGGTGGCTGGATCAACGCACTGGCGGTACATGCCGTGATGCAACACGCCGATTTTCGCGGCACTCTACAGACCATGCAGACCAGCTTTATGGGCGGCGTGGCGGAAGGCGATGTCGTCCTGACCGTCAGCCATTTGGCAAAGCGCGCACGCACCGATTTCTGGCGGGTGGATATGGTGCAAGAGGGTGCGGTGATGGTCACCGTCAATCTGGTCAGTGGCCTGCCGCGCGACAGCGATCTTACCATCCAGATCGAAAAGCCTGATGCCCCGCCGATTGAAGACTCACAACCACTCGTCCCTGCCCCGCCGCTGACACCTTTATGGCTGGGGCAATATCGCCAGGCCCTCGCCAAGGGACAGCCATTCAGTGTTAACCCGTCACCGGAAAGCTGGCTGTGGATTGCCGAAAGTGACGACCGTCCTCTCGATATCCTTGGGCTGGTCGCTATGGTCGATGCGCCCATGCCGCGGACATTCTTTGTCGCGAATGAACTGCTGATGGGCTCGACCATCCAAATGCAGAACCATGTGACCGCCACCGCAGAGCAGATTGCGGCTTGCGGATCGGACCCGATATTGCTCCGCGCTGACAGCGCCAGCATTGCCAACAGCCAATATGATCAGCGGGTCGAAGCATGGTCGGCTGATGGGCAATTGCTGATGGTCAGCAATCAGATGGCGACGCATCGCTAA
- a CDS encoding TraB/GumN family protein translates to MKNSLIAASLMALSLAITAAVPAQAQEEAAAPEAMAETVDVDPALWVVKDEDTTIYLFGTIHILKPGLSWFDEAVKDAFNASDELVLEIIEPDPASMQTLVMTKAVDPGNPLRDQLSEEQKATYDTAMKSIGLPVAAFDQFEPWFAAINLGLLPLLQAGYDVNSGAEKVLAEEATAAEKTVIQLETPEQQLSFFDTLPKESQINYLLVTAQSIDEIPEQIDSMVTSWGDADIEQLGEMMNAGFTDKVLYDTLLTKRNANWAAWIDARMEQPGTVFIAVGAGHLAGETSVQAKLAEREIVTTRIEY, encoded by the coding sequence ATGAAGAACTCCCTTATCGCCGCCTCTCTCATGGCCCTTTCGCTGGCGATAACCGCCGCTGTCCCGGCGCAGGCGCAGGAAGAAGCCGCAGCGCCCGAAGCAATGGCGGAAACTGTGGATGTCGATCCCGCCCTGTGGGTCGTGAAGGACGAAGACACCACTATTTATCTCTTTGGCACCATCCATATTCTTAAACCGGGCCTAAGCTGGTTTGATGAAGCGGTGAAGGACGCCTTTAATGCATCGGATGAATTGGTATTGGAAATCATCGAGCCCGATCCGGCCTCTATGCAGACTTTGGTGATGACCAAGGCAGTCGATCCTGGCAATCCGTTGCGCGATCAGCTTAGTGAAGAACAAAAGGCAACCTATGACACGGCGATGAAATCAATCGGGCTGCCGGTCGCAGCTTTTGATCAGTTCGAGCCGTGGTTTGCTGCTATTAACCTGGGCCTGCTGCCGCTGCTGCAAGCCGGTTATGATGTGAATAGCGGCGCCGAAAAAGTGCTGGCGGAAGAAGCAACAGCCGCAGAAAAAACCGTCATTCAGCTAGAAACGCCGGAACAGCAACTGTCATTCTTTGATACTCTGCCCAAGGAAAGCCAGATCAACTATCTGTTGGTCACCGCGCAGTCCATCGATGAAATACCCGAACAAATCGACTCTATGGTCACCAGTTGGGGAGACGCGGACATCGAACAGCTTGGTGAGATGATGAACGCAGGTTTCACCGATAAGGTCTTGTACGATACGCTGCTGACCAAGAGAAACGCAAACTGGGCTGCGTGGATTGACGCCCGTATGGAGCAACCAGGTACAGTGTTTATAGCCGTTGGTGCGGGTCATCTTGCTGGAGAAACCAGCGTGCAGGCGAAGCTTGCTGAACGCGAAATTGTAACCACCCGTATCGAATATTGA
- a CDS encoding MaoC family dehydratase: protein MLYFEDIEVGAKHSFGHYEVTREEVLEFAGKYDPQPFHLDDDAAAKTHFGRVSASGWHTCSMAMRMMVENMKVNRQAGLGSPGVDEIRWLKPVYPGDTLRCESTTLSKRRSRSRPEMGSMQGELTVFNQNDEPVMRMKSIGLISVRDPDAPIGDSE, encoded by the coding sequence ATGCTCTATTTTGAGGACATAGAAGTTGGCGCGAAACATAGCTTTGGCCATTATGAGGTCACGCGCGAGGAAGTCCTCGAATTTGCCGGGAAATATGATCCTCAGCCCTTTCATCTCGACGATGATGCGGCGGCAAAAACGCATTTCGGCCGGGTTTCCGCCAGTGGCTGGCACACTTGCTCGATGGCGATGCGGATGATGGTGGAGAATATGAAGGTCAATCGGCAGGCGGGGCTCGGGTCCCCAGGGGTTGACGAGATACGCTGGCTAAAACCGGTCTATCCCGGCGATACGCTGCGCTGTGAAAGCACCACCTTATCCAAGCGCCGCTCGCGCAGCCGCCCGGAAATGGGCAGCATGCAGGGCGAACTGACGGTATTTAATCAGAATGACGAGCCGGTGATGCGGATGAAATCCATCGGTCTGATTTCGGTACGCGACCCGGATGCACCGATTGGGGATAGCGAATAG
- a CDS encoding energy transducer TonB has translation MSSGQCMMPLCALAILLSAPGQASEPAHQSIGNPLVAATYGAMPRKVPDERREPVPLIAPELWITVTDYPMHAALDGLEADVETELTVAEDGRVSECVIISSSGDALLDSKTCKLLVRRARFKPALDDEKRPITGVYRFSHSWRIPPSRGLSDARKSATQYSRR, from the coding sequence ATGTCCTCAGGACAGTGCATGATGCCGTTGTGCGCGCTGGCGATATTATTAAGTGCCCCCGGCCAGGCGAGCGAGCCCGCCCATCAGAGCATTGGCAATCCGCTGGTTGCCGCAACCTATGGCGCTATGCCGCGCAAAGTGCCGGATGAGCGGCGTGAGCCGGTACCGCTTATCGCGCCGGAATTGTGGATTACCGTCACCGATTATCCAATGCACGCCGCGCTGGACGGGCTGGAAGCGGATGTCGAAACCGAATTGACGGTGGCGGAAGATGGCCGCGTCAGTGAGTGCGTGATCATCAGCAGTTCGGGCGATGCGCTGCTCGACAGCAAGACGTGCAAATTGCTGGTGCGCAGAGCCAGGTTCAAACCCGCGCTTGATGACGAGAAACGCCCCATAACCGGCGTGTATCGGTTCAGCCATAGCTGGCGCATCCCGCCGTCACGCGGGCTGAGCGATGCGCGCAAAAGCGCAACACAATATAGCCGTCGCTGA